TTGGGAGAATGAAGTGAATGTAGATGTAAACGAGATCTTCTCAAACTACTAAAACTATGTCAACCATACTACAATTTGCCATATTCCCTACCGATAAGGGGTCAAGCGTAAACAGCTACGTAAGTAAAGCCATTGATGCTATAAAGAGTTCAGGCGTTCCCTACCAGCTTACCTCCATGAGCACCATTATAGAAACGGAAACCCTTGAGGAGGCTTTAGCTATTGTCGCCAGAGCAAAAAAGGCAATCGAACCATTTGCCGACCGCGTTTACCTGAGTATTAATGCTGATATCCGCCAAGGAGAGTGCGGAAGAATGGAGCATAAAGTGCAAGCAATCCAGCAAAAAATTGTCGATGTAAACCTTTGATTTTAACGAATGAAAAAACTACTATATACACTCCTTCTTGCTGGAATAGCAGGTGCTGTTGTTGCCCAAAAACCAAACATTCCCGCTAAGAGATATCTTGGCATAAATTTTGGCTACGGAATGTCGGGTGTGATGTTTCAACCCGATTTAAAGCAAACATCCTACGCAGGTAGCTACAGCGGAGGATTATCGTTTAGGTATGTGGGAGAAAAATACATGTCATTTCAGGCGGAGTTGAACTATACGCATAGAGGCTACAAAAAGCCAGAGATTGGCGACTCAATTTACACCCGCACCTACAACTCCATCATGCTGCCAATAATGGCTCAAGGAAATGTAACCTACAAGAGAGTTTCGGTATTACTGAATCTGGGTTGCTACGTCAACTACATGCTCGACTCTAAGGATCAGATAAAAACTAAGGGTATTACCTATAAAAACGACTACGAATTTTTCCTTAAGCGCGATCGTCGTTACGAGTTTGGCGTATTAGGAGGTGTAGGATTAGGCTTAAAACTTAATCCATTCATGCTACAGGTAGAATCACGCTACTACTATGGGCTTACAAACCTCTACAACCCAGACTATACTAACAACCGTCCATATGGCTCGCGCCAATTTCAGCTGCAGTTTTCAGCAGCTCTATTTTACGACTTAGGATCACTGTTTGAAAGTGAGCCTAAGCTAACTAAAAACTAGATTTATGCGGAATGTTGTCCTGATTATTCTTTTTTCGGTATTTTCATTTTTAGGCTATGCACAAATGCCTGCCGAAGAGGGTCTGGCTAGCTTCTACAACAAAAGATTCAACGGACATAGAACTTCTAGCGGAGAGGTCTATCGCCACACCAAGCTTACAGCTGCACACCCATCATTTCCTTATGGAACAGACGTACTTGTTACCAACTTAAGCAACAACAAATCGGTTGTTGTCAAAATTAATGACCGCTGCTCCCCTCGTCGCATAAAAATTGATATTTCTCGTGCTGCTGCTGCAAAAATTGATATGATTGCAGCAGGGGTACAAAAGGTTAGAATAGAAGTGGCCAGCGATAGTATCAAAGCCCGACACTTAGCTGATGAGATTGCTGATTTAGAAGCTGCAGCAGATTCTCTACCATCAAAAAGCATCTCAACGAATACTGCAGAAGATAGCTGTACCATCCAAGTAGCCAGTGTAGCCTCGCTGAAGAATGCTAAGAGACTTGCTGAAAAGTTGAATGAGACCTACAAAATGCCTTCTAACTACCGAAAAGTAAGACACAGAAGAAAAACGCTTTACAAGGTTTTTGTTGGTTCATTTACCAATCATGACGAAGCAAAAGAACCTTTAGCGGATATAAAGAAAACCTATCGCACGGCCTTTATTATTGCCAACTAACTGCCATGGAATTTTTTGAAAGCCTAAACCAATACAAACGTCGTGAAACCAATAGCGTATGTATTGGAAACCTTATGTTGGGTAGTGAGTTCCCTATCAGAGTTCAATCGATGACTACGACGGATACGCTTGACACTGAGGCCTCCGTGGCTCAATGTAAGCGCATCTTTGAGGCTGGTTCAGATCTGGTTAGGCTAACCGCACAAGGTGTTCGTGAAGCAGAGAATCTTGCCAATATCCGTCAGTCGCTACTGCAGCAAGGCTACGATAAACCTCTTGTTGCCGATATTCACTTTAACCCAAACGCAGCCGATGTGGCAGCGCTTCATGTTGAAAAAGTTCGGATTAATCCTGGTAACTTTATCGATAAACGGGCTAGCTTTATTGACGTTAACCTAAGCGATGAAGAGTACGCAGAGGAACTGGGGAGACTACGCGAGAAGTTTGTCAACCTGCTCAACATCTGCAAAAAAAATAGTACCGCAATTCGTATTGGCGTGAACCACGGTTCGCTTTCCGACAGAATAATGAGCCGATATGGCGATACACCAGAGGGAATGGTAGAATCGGCAATCGAGTTTCTGCGAATATGCGTCGAGGAGAACTTTTCGAATGTAGTGCTCTCGATGAAATCAAGCAACGTTAGGGTAATGGTTCATGCCTACCGCCAATTGGTTAGGAGAATGAAGCTGGAAGGAATGCAGTTTCCTCTGCACCTTGGCGTCACCGAAGCTGGCGAAGGCGAAGATGGCCGTATCAAGTCGGCAGTTGGTATTGGAGCCCTTCTTGCTGATGGCATTGGCGACACCATTCGCGTATCGCTTACTGAAGAGCCAGAAGCCGAAATTCCGGTTGCCAAAGCTCTTGTAAGCTACTTCGACAATCGCCAAAACCATGGAAGAATTGCAGAAGTCAACACATCGTTATACAGCCCTTACACCTATGTAAAGGTTGAAAGTAGCGCTGTTGCAAACATCGGAGGTGATAACCTTCCTGTGGTAATCTGCGATCTTTCAAAGCAAGCGGCTATCACCAACGAGATCATCAGTAAGCTTGGATACCAACTTGCTGATAGTGATTGGAAGAAAGCGATTGATACCGCCCCAGATTACCTTTTTGCTGGTAAAGCACCTATCAGCTTAGGGACTGAAGAAGGTCTCAATATCATTGGTGATACCCCAAATACCCCTTCGTTTATTTGGGTAGATGCGGCTGATGATATGGAAGCTGCGGCTAGCAGCCTAAACCAGAATTCGCAGGCAGTAGCAATTATAAGCACATCCAACATCAATGGACTGGCGGAACAAAGAGCCGCAATACTCAACTTAAGGAGTAAAAAGGTGCTTAACCCAATTATAATTCATCGCCAATACTTCGAAAACGATGTAAACCTTCTACAACTTAAGTCTGCTGCCGACTACGGTCCTCTCTTCATAGATGGTCTGCCCGATGGTATCATGATATCGAATACTGGCAGCATTGACAACGAACAGGTTGTATCCACATCCTTTTCCATTCTGCAGGCTGCGAGGGTTCGTATCTCCAAAACAGAGTTTATTTCTTGTCCTGGCTGTGGACGTACGCTCTTCAACCTTCAGCAAACAGCTGCGCTTATCCGCGAGCGTACCAAACACCTTACCGGATTAAAGATCGGCATCATGGGCTGCATCGTAAACGGTCCTGGCGAGATGGCCGATGCCGATTACGGCTACGTTGGAGCAGGACCTCGAAGAGTTACTCTTTATAAAGGTAAGGTTGCTGTTAAGAAAAATATCCCACAAGAAGAAGCCCTAGAAGAGCTTATCAACCTTATCAAAGAAAACGGAGACTGGAAAGAGTAATCCTAGATTATTTTACATAACGTTTTACTAAAAGGCAGAAGTATACTAATACTTCTGCCTTTTTAATTTGTTAATGTACGTCACAATGAATATCTGTTTGTTTAATCGTGTTAATTCAAATGTTTGCTATTGCAAGGGTTTAGCAAACCATTATTTAATCAAGATCTCGAATAATCCAAAGGGTAAATTTTATTTAATAAATGGTTATAATGTTGTTTTTCAGGGCTGTTAATAACTTTCCTCGATTGTTGATATCTATAGTAAAAAGCGTTTGGCTTGCTCCAAATAACGTTGCTATCTTGCAAGGGCGTTCGTAATACGAGCAGAAATAGACAACTCATTTTTCCTAAAGCAATTAAAGGATACTATAAATACAGAATAATGGAAGCAGCCAAAACAGCCAAAACAAAACTAGAAACAACACCTGACGAGCTGAAGGTTTACTCGTATCAGGACGCCGTTGCTTCTGCCAAAGAGTACTTCCGGGGAGACGATCTTGCCGCTACCGTTTGGGTAAGCAAATATGCTCTCAAGGATTCGTTCGGTAAGATTTACGAGCAGAATCCCGACCAAATGCACTGGCGCATTGCCAACGAGATTGAGCGTATTGAGAAGAACTATCCAAATCCGCTTACAGCCGCCAAGGTTTACGAGCTACTAAAGGATTTCAAGTACGTTATTCCGCAGGGAGGACCAATGACAGGCATTGGCAACAACATGCAGGTTGCTTCTCTTTCTAACTGTTTTGTTATTGGGCAGGACAATCCGGCTGACTCATACGGAGGTATCATCCGTATTGACGAAGAGCAGGTGCAACTGATGAAACGCCGTGGAGGTGTCGGTCACGACCTATCGCACATTCGTCCAACAGGTAGCCCTGTATTAAATAGCGCGCTTACCTCAACAGGCGTTGTTCCTTTCATGGAGCGCTACTCCAACTCGACCCGCGAAGTAGCCCAAGATGGTCGTCGCGGTGCGCTTATGCTCAGCATCTCGATAAAGCACCCAGATGCAGAGCGCTTTATTGATGCTAAGATGGAAACTGGAAAGGTTACAGGTGCCAACGTATCGGTAAAGATTGACGATGAGTTCATGAAGTGCGTACAGACTGGACGTAAGTACGTTCAGCAGTACCCTATTGATTCTACATCACCCAAATACAGGGTAGAGATTGATGCCCAGAAGCTATGGAAGAAGATTGTTCACAACGCATGGAAATCGGCAGAGCCTGGCATCCTTTTCTGGGATACCATCCTTCGCGAATCGGTTGCCGACAGCTACGCCGACTTGGGATACCGTACCGTTTCAACCAATCCTTGCGGTGAAATTCCACTTTGCCCCTACGACAGCTGCCGTCTGCTAGCCCTTAACCTATATAGCTACGTAGAGAATCCGTTTACACCAAAGGCAAAGTTCGACTACGAACTCTTCAAGCGCCACGTCATCATTGCCATGCGCATGATGGACGATATCATCGACCTTGAACTGGAGAAGGTTGAAGCCATTATTGAAAAGGTAAACAAGGATCCTGAAGACGAGGAGATCAAGTTCGTTGAGCGCCATCTTTGGGAGAAGATTCGCGAGAAGGCAATCAACGGTCGCCGTACTGGCTTAGGGATTACCGCCGAGGGAGATATGCTTGCCGCCCTTGGTATTCGTTACGGTAGCGACGAAGCCATCGACTTCGCCGAAAACATCCAACGTATGCTTGCCACGGAAGCTTATCGCTCGTCGGTAATGATGGCTCGCGAACGAGGTGCATTCCCAATTTACGATACCAAGCGCGAATCAAAGAACCCCTTCATCAACCGTATTAAGGAAGCTGATCCATCACTTTATAAGGAGATGAGCGAAGTTGGTAGACGCAACATCGCCATGCTTACCATTGCTCCAACAGGTACTACCAGCTTGATGACGCAGACAACCTCGGGTATTGAGCCTGTATTCCTGCCTGTATACAAGCGACGCCGTAAGGTGAACCCCAGCGATCAAGATGTTGTGGTGACCTTTGTGGATGAGGTAGGCGACTCGTGGGAAGAGTACTATGTATTCCACCATAAGTTTATAGCATGGCTCGATATCAACGGCTACGATGTAGATGCTGTAAAGCAGTACGACAGCGAGCAAATGGATGAAATCATTGCAAAATCGCCATACCACAAAGCAACGTCGAACGACGTTGACTGGGTAAGCAAGGTTAAGATGCAGGGACGCATGCAAAAGTGGGTAGACCACTCCATCAGCGTTACCGTAAATCTTCCTTCGGACGTTACAGAGGATATGGTATCAAAGGTATACAAAACAGCATGGGAAAGTGGCTGTAAAGGAGTTACCGTTTACCGTGATGGTTCGAGAGCAGGCGTGCTTGTTTCTAGCAAAAAGGAGAAGAAGGAGAACAGCGCCGAGTTCCCCAGCAAGCGCCCAACATCGGTTGACTGTGAGGTTATCCGCTTCAGGAATAACGAGGAGCAATGGATTGCCTTTGTGGGTATCATCAACAACCGTCCTTACGAGATCTTTACCGGTATTGTTGACGAGGAAGTTCGTCCGATACCCAAGATCATCACCAAGGGTAAGATTATCAAGGTTAAAGATGACAAGGGGAGCCGCTACGACTTCCAGTACGTTGACAAGTACGGCTACACCAACACGCTAGGTGGTATCTCGCACATGTTTAATAAGGAGTACTGGAACTATGCTAAGCTGATCTCCGGCATCCTTCGCAACGGAATGCCTATTAACGACATCGTGAATCTTGTATCATCTCTTCGCTTGGATAGCGATACCATTAACTCGTGGAGGAATGGTGTTGAGCGTGCCCTTAAGCGCTTTATTCCAAATGGAACCAAGGCGAAACAGGGCATCAAATGCCCTGAGTGCGGTGCCGACACGCTAATCTACCAGGAGGGTTGCCTAATATGTACCTCGTGCGGAACATCTAAGTGCGGATAGCACTTCTTATATTTACAACTTGAGGAAAAGGCTCGGATTGTTCCGAGCCTTTTTTATGCAATAGGGATGCACTAGACGATGGTGAAGATTCCGAGCCGGTAATGGCTGGCACCACCTCTGTAGGTGGTACTACCTCAGCTTTAGCGCTTTACACTTTTCCCGCCAATCAGCCGGCTGAATGGCCCGTAAAGGAGAACGCCGAGTACCGCACCTGCCGTATCGGAGGCTACATCCATGAGCTCATAGCTACGACCGGGGAAAAAGTTCTGCTGCAATATTTCTATCAGCCAACCATACAGGAGGCAGATTAAAATGGTGATGGCATACGATGCCATTTTCGATTCCTTCAGCCGTGTATTCAGGGTTAGAACTGCCATAATTAGCACTCCAAGTACGAAGTAGAGCCCAAAGTGCACAATCTTATCCTGAAAAGGAAAGTCGAACAGCTTCATTTTATCAACATCCTTGGGCGGCATTCCGCAGAGTACTAGTATAATTGCTGCCCATGCCAGAGCCAAAAACCAATATTTCTTTTTTACCATGATAATCGCCTTTAACTTCGTAACTTTACGAGACAAAATTAATAATTTATTTGGTGGCAGGTCTTTACATTCATATCCCGTTTTGTAAAAAGCTTTGCAGCTACTGTGATTTCTACTTTTCGGTGTCGCTAGCCAATAAGGACGAGATGCTTACTGCTCTGGCTAAGGAGATTGCCGACCGAAAGGATTACCTTGGGGGCGAAACCATCAGCACGCTATACTTTGGTGGAGGAACGCCTACCATCTACTCGTCTGCCGAGCTTAAGCGGCTTGCGGATAAGGTTATGGAGTGCTACCCCTGGCAGATTGAGGAGCTTACCGTAGAGGCCAACCCCGACGACCTTACGCCGAAGTACCTTAGGGAGCTACGGGCGATGGGAGCAAATAGGCTGAGCATCGGCATCCAATCGTTTATTGAGCGCGACCTGGCGCTGATGAACCGCCGGCACGACGCGCAGATGGCCCTCGACGTTGTTCCGATGGCCCAGGCGGCCGGATTCGACAACATCAGCATCGACCTGATCTACGGTATCCCTGGTCAAACGGAACAGGAGTGGATGGACAACCTCGATACGGCGCTGTCGCTTAACGTACAGCACATATCATCGTACCACCTGAGCATCGAGCCTAAGACGGTGTTCGGCAACCAAATGAGGCGAGGCCTGTTCCATCCTATTGATGACGAGGCCAGCGAACGCCTCTACCGCCACCTCGAGGATAAGCTAACCCGTGGGGGCTTTGAGCACTACGAGGTTTCGAACTTTGCCAAGCCCGGATTCTACTCGAAGCACAACACCTCGTACTGGACCTACGCCAAGTACATCGGCATTGGCCCATCGGCGCACTCGTTTGATGGCGCATCGCGCCAGTGGAATGTTGCCAATAACAAGAAGTACCTTAATGCATTAGCGAAGAACCTTCCCTACTGGGAGAGGGAGCAGATGACCACCGCCGAGCAGTACAACGAGCTTATCCTGACCTCCCTCCGCACCGCGTGGGGGATCAGCAAAAAAAAGCTTGAGAGGCGCTTTGGGGAGAGGCTTACCGGCTACTTCTATAAGGCCATCGAGCCATACACGAAATGCGGAAAGCTGATCGACGATGGCGATGTTGTACGCATCCCAACCGAGCACTTCCTGCTCTCGGACGGCATCATGGCCGACCTATTCTTTGTTGAACCATAATATACCAAACCCTATGAGCCAGATTTTCGATTTCCTAAGCGAGCTTCGGGAGAACAACAACCGCGAGTGGTTTAACGATAACAAGAACCGCTACAAAGCGGCCCTATCAGAATTCGAAGGAGTAGTTGGGCAGATGATTGCCTCCATCGGCCAGCTGGACGATGCGGTTAGGCTGCTCGAACCCAAGGAGTGCATCTTCAGGATATACAAGGATATCCGCTTTAGCAAGAACAAGGAACCCTACAAGACTAACATGGGCGCCTACCTTGCTAGGGGTGGACGCAAAAGTAAATTCTCGGGCTACTACATGCATATGGAACCTAACGGATCGTTTCTGTCGGGAGGGATTTACCTGCCGGAGCCTGCGGTGCTAAGCCGGGTGCGCGAGGACATCGACCTGTACTACGACGACTTCATTAACATAATCAACAACCCCTCCTTCAAGCAGCACTTCCCCGAGCTGCATGGCGATAAGCTTAAGACAACCCCTAAGGGATACAGCAAGGATAATCCTGCCTCCGAAATCTTGAAGCATAAGAGCTTGTACGTTGCCCGGATGCTCTCCAACAACGAGGTAAATAGCCCGAGCTACATCGCCGAGGCCACCGAAACCTTCAGGGCACTGAAACCCTTCAACGATTTTCTGAATAGGGCCATCGAGGATTTGTAGCAGAAGACCGCTACACGAAGATGCGCTAGCCGGATGGCAGCATACCCTGCTCGTCACCCGGCAAGTAGTAGCTGCCTGCTCGTTCTTTACCTTCTGCTAAGCTGACGTCCAAAAATTCAACCTTGTGGAGTAGGCCTTCCCCATTTTGGCTGCTGGCTGCAGCATGCAGAGGGATTTTGCTTTTAAAATAAAGGCCTAGCATTCAGCAGAGGCTAGGCTTTATAAAGGAAATCTCATCTTCTTATCTGTTCTTTTTGTAGGGCAAAAAGAACCAAAAACCCTTGGCACGAATTAACTCGCTCGGTCGCGGTGAAATGTCGCCTTATCAAATAAATGCTTCGAGTCCTTTCATCGCTGTTGCGCAGATTAGCGTTGTAGTAGCTCCGCTCGCTCAAACAGAATTCCTGCCAGTCTGGTATGTCCCGCTGTCGGAATTTTCGGGATGTCGGCTAACGCCTCCAGCTACGCCATGGTTTTTACGGAAGAAAGCTATCCTAAACTAGTATGCCTGTCCGCCGTTGGTTGGTCATTCTTCCAATAATCGTTATATTCAAATTACAAAAGCGAAATCCCTACCAGCAGATCGAGGGGAGCGTAACGCCTTTCCCCTATGTTAGCCCAAGTGGTAAAGACCACCAACCCTATTTCTTCCACAACAATGCCATCCCTTCGGGATTAGGCCCAAGGGGTATGGGCCAGAACCCAAGGGAGTATAACCTTATAGAAAAATAGGCGCCGCCGTAGCCAATATCCCACATCGGGTACTAAATCCTAGAGCTTTACCATCTTAGCCGCTGATAGCCTAGTTACAAAGTACTGCGTCACAACTAAACACGAGCCACCTACTAGAATTAGGGCCCATATCATGGCTTGCG
This window of the uncultured Acetobacteroides sp. genome carries:
- a CDS encoding thiamine-binding protein yields the protein MSTILQFAIFPTDKGSSVNSYVSKAIDAIKSSGVPYQLTSMSTIIETETLEEALAIVARAKKAIEPFADRVYLSINADIRQGECGRMEHKVQAIQQKIVDVNL
- a CDS encoding DUF2461 domain-containing protein, which gives rise to MSQIFDFLSELRENNNREWFNDNKNRYKAALSEFEGVVGQMIASIGQLDDAVRLLEPKECIFRIYKDIRFSKNKEPYKTNMGAYLARGGRKSKFSGYYMHMEPNGSFLSGGIYLPEPAVLSRVREDIDLYYDDFINIINNPSFKQHFPELHGDKLKTTPKGYSKDNPASEILKHKSLYVARMLSNNEVNSPSYIAEATETFRALKPFNDFLNRAIEDL
- a CDS encoding septal ring lytic transglycosylase RlpA family protein — its product is MRNVVLIILFSVFSFLGYAQMPAEEGLASFYNKRFNGHRTSSGEVYRHTKLTAAHPSFPYGTDVLVTNLSNNKSVVVKINDRCSPRRIKIDISRAAAAKIDMIAAGVQKVRIEVASDSIKARHLADEIADLEAAADSLPSKSISTNTAEDSCTIQVASVASLKNAKRLAEKLNETYKMPSNYRKVRHRRKTLYKVFVGSFTNHDEAKEPLADIKKTYRTAFIIAN
- the hemW gene encoding radical SAM family heme chaperone HemW, producing MAGLYIHIPFCKKLCSYCDFYFSVSLANKDEMLTALAKEIADRKDYLGGETISTLYFGGGTPTIYSSAELKRLADKVMECYPWQIEELTVEANPDDLTPKYLRELRAMGANRLSIGIQSFIERDLALMNRRHDAQMALDVVPMAQAAGFDNISIDLIYGIPGQTEQEWMDNLDTALSLNVQHISSYHLSIEPKTVFGNQMRRGLFHPIDDEASERLYRHLEDKLTRGGFEHYEVSNFAKPGFYSKHNTSYWTYAKYIGIGPSAHSFDGASRQWNVANNKKYLNALAKNLPYWEREQMTTAEQYNELILTSLRTAWGISKKKLERRFGERLTGYFYKAIEPYTKCGKLIDDGDVVRIPTEHFLLSDGIMADLFFVEP
- the ispG gene encoding (E)-4-hydroxy-3-methylbut-2-enyl-diphosphate synthase, which encodes MEFFESLNQYKRRETNSVCIGNLMLGSEFPIRVQSMTTTDTLDTEASVAQCKRIFEAGSDLVRLTAQGVREAENLANIRQSLLQQGYDKPLVADIHFNPNAADVAALHVEKVRINPGNFIDKRASFIDVNLSDEEYAEELGRLREKFVNLLNICKKNSTAIRIGVNHGSLSDRIMSRYGDTPEGMVESAIEFLRICVEENFSNVVLSMKSSNVRVMVHAYRQLVRRMKLEGMQFPLHLGVTEAGEGEDGRIKSAVGIGALLADGIGDTIRVSLTEEPEAEIPVAKALVSYFDNRQNHGRIAEVNTSLYSPYTYVKVESSAVANIGGDNLPVVICDLSKQAAITNEIISKLGYQLADSDWKKAIDTAPDYLFAGKAPISLGTEEGLNIIGDTPNTPSFIWVDAADDMEAAASSLNQNSQAVAIISTSNINGLAEQRAAILNLRSKKVLNPIIIHRQYFENDVNLLQLKSAADYGPLFIDGLPDGIMISNTGSIDNEQVVSTSFSILQAARVRISKTEFISCPGCGRTLFNLQQTAALIRERTKHLTGLKIGIMGCIVNGPGEMADADYGYVGAGPRRVTLYKGKVAVKKNIPQEEALEELINLIKENGDWKE
- a CDS encoding VanZ family protein, with translation MVKKKYWFLALAWAAIILVLCGMPPKDVDKMKLFDFPFQDKIVHFGLYFVLGVLIMAVLTLNTRLKESKMASYAITILICLLYGWLIEILQQNFFPGRSYELMDVASDTAGAVLGVLLYGPFSRLIGGKSVKR
- a CDS encoding outer membrane beta-barrel protein; this encodes MKKLLYTLLLAGIAGAVVAQKPNIPAKRYLGINFGYGMSGVMFQPDLKQTSYAGSYSGGLSFRYVGEKYMSFQAELNYTHRGYKKPEIGDSIYTRTYNSIMLPIMAQGNVTYKRVSVLLNLGCYVNYMLDSKDQIKTKGITYKNDYEFFLKRDRRYEFGVLGGVGLGLKLNPFMLQVESRYYYGLTNLYNPDYTNNRPYGSRQFQLQFSAALFYDLGSLFESEPKLTKN
- a CDS encoding adenosylcobalamin-dependent ribonucleoside-diphosphate reductase, with protein sequence MEAAKTAKTKLETTPDELKVYSYQDAVASAKEYFRGDDLAATVWVSKYALKDSFGKIYEQNPDQMHWRIANEIERIEKNYPNPLTAAKVYELLKDFKYVIPQGGPMTGIGNNMQVASLSNCFVIGQDNPADSYGGIIRIDEEQVQLMKRRGGVGHDLSHIRPTGSPVLNSALTSTGVVPFMERYSNSTREVAQDGRRGALMLSISIKHPDAERFIDAKMETGKVTGANVSVKIDDEFMKCVQTGRKYVQQYPIDSTSPKYRVEIDAQKLWKKIVHNAWKSAEPGILFWDTILRESVADSYADLGYRTVSTNPCGEIPLCPYDSCRLLALNLYSYVENPFTPKAKFDYELFKRHVIIAMRMMDDIIDLELEKVEAIIEKVNKDPEDEEIKFVERHLWEKIREKAINGRRTGLGITAEGDMLAALGIRYGSDEAIDFAENIQRMLATEAYRSSVMMARERGAFPIYDTKRESKNPFINRIKEADPSLYKEMSEVGRRNIAMLTIAPTGTTSLMTQTTSGIEPVFLPVYKRRRKVNPSDQDVVVTFVDEVGDSWEEYYVFHHKFIAWLDINGYDVDAVKQYDSEQMDEIIAKSPYHKATSNDVDWVSKVKMQGRMQKWVDHSISVTVNLPSDVTEDMVSKVYKTAWESGCKGVTVYRDGSRAGVLVSSKKEKKENSAEFPSKRPTSVDCEVIRFRNNEEQWIAFVGIINNRPYEIFTGIVDEEVRPIPKIITKGKIIKVKDDKGSRYDFQYVDKYGYTNTLGGISHMFNKEYWNYAKLISGILRNGMPINDIVNLVSSLRLDSDTINSWRNGVERALKRFIPNGTKAKQGIKCPECGADTLIYQEGCLICTSCGTSKCG